One Chryseobacterium indoltheticum DNA segment encodes these proteins:
- a CDS encoding restriction endonuclease: MDSILEYITNDIKKQYNSHFLLNDELEYLIEMNKYERSSVILANYYNTDLKGKDLGLSLLNIVYDTLRNPSFNLDDDDEFYIENSKEAIDSDENFYFNNPIYNWYEYSDWNNNHREILLLQIQNILINNEKIRKYDLNEIDLQIYKEIISNEELAKSINWRNFELLLAKILEKFEYEVEVLKGSKDGGIDIIALNKSTSFGQERYLIQAKKWSNKVGVDPVRNLLWAHNEYKATKSCLITTSKFTKGAWELAEKYKWQIELKDYQKLSEWIEEASKKF, from the coding sequence ATGGATTCCATTTTAGAATACATAACTAATGACATTAAAAAACAATATAACTCTCATTTTCTTTTAAATGATGAATTGGAATATTTAATTGAAATGAATAAATATGAAAGAAGTAGTGTTATATTAGCAAACTACTATAATACCGATTTAAAAGGTAAAGATTTAGGATTATCATTATTAAACATAGTTTATGACACACTTAGGAATCCTTCTTTCAATTTAGATGATGATGATGAATTTTATATAGAAAATAGCAAAGAAGCAATAGATTCTGATGAAAATTTTTATTTTAATAACCCTATTTACAATTGGTATGAATATTCTGACTGGAATAATAATCATAGGGAAATACTTCTTCTGCAAATCCAGAATATTCTTATTAATAACGAAAAAATAAGAAAATATGATTTGAATGAAATTGATTTACAAATTTATAAAGAAATAATAAGTAATGAAGAATTAGCTAAATCTATTAATTGGAGAAACTTTGAATTGCTTTTAGCAAAAATATTGGAAAAATTTGAATATGAAGTAGAAGTTTTAAAAGGGTCAAAAGATGGAGGCATTGATATTATTGCATTGAATAAATCAACATCATTTGGACAAGAGAGATATCTAATTCAAGCAAAAAAATGGTCAAATAAAGTTGGTGTAGATCCTGTAAGAAATTTACTTTGGGCCCATAATGAATATAAAGCAACAAAATCTTGTCTAATTACAACATCTAAATTTACTAAAGGCGCTTGGGAATTAGCTGAGAAATATAAATGGCAAATTGAGTTAAAAGATTATCAAAAGCTATCTGAATGGATTGAAGAAGCTTCAAAAAAATTTTAG